Proteins encoded by one window of Candidatus Hydrogenedentota bacterium:
- a CDS encoding sugar phosphate isomerase/epimerase family protein yields MRTGKLVPFLAGLGMLVGALSASGAETPFGWRVGTTAWTFNRFSFFEAVDKTASAGLGYIEAFEGQRVRPDSDLKLTAELPDQVIQEIRAKLEQSKVSLPGIYIGAIPGEEEACRRTFKFARKLGVQYIVSEPAPEAFDLVERFCGEYAINVAIHNHPEGKSRYWSPEEALRACEGRSPRIGVCADTGHWLRSGLDPSESVRKLGGRLMSLHLKDLDKAAPDGTDRPWGQGCGELEKVLRTIRELRLTPALFGIEYESNWDNNLPQVRECAEWFKKAVSGLAAEGAQ; encoded by the coding sequence ATGCGCACGGGAAAACTTGTGCCCTTTTTGGCCGGTCTGGGTATGCTGGTGGGGGCGTTGAGCGCGTCCGGCGCTGAGACCCCGTTCGGGTGGCGCGTGGGCACGACCGCGTGGACCTTCAACCGGTTTTCGTTCTTTGAAGCCGTTGACAAGACCGCATCGGCCGGCCTTGGCTATATCGAGGCGTTTGAAGGACAACGGGTGCGCCCCGATTCCGACCTGAAGCTGACTGCCGAGCTGCCCGACCAGGTCATCCAGGAGATCCGCGCCAAGCTCGAACAGTCCAAAGTCTCGCTGCCGGGCATCTATATTGGCGCTATCCCGGGCGAGGAAGAAGCTTGCCGCCGCACATTCAAGTTTGCACGGAAACTGGGTGTGCAATACATTGTCTCAGAGCCAGCCCCCGAGGCCTTCGACCTTGTCGAACGGTTCTGCGGCGAATATGCGATCAACGTGGCCATCCACAACCATCCCGAAGGCAAGTCGCGGTACTGGAGTCCGGAAGAGGCGTTGCGGGCGTGTGAAGGACGCAGCCCGCGCATCGGCGTTTGCGCGGATACCGGACACTGGTTGCGTTCGGGACTTGACCCTTCAGAATCGGTGCGAAAGCTGGGCGGACGGCTTATGTCATTGCATCTCAAGGATTTAGACAAGGCCGCGCCTGACGGGACGGACCGGCCCTGGGGGCAAGGGTGCGGGGAACTCGAAAAGGTCTTGCGGACCATTCGCGAACTCCGCCTCACTCCCGCCCTGTTTGGAATCGAGTACGAATCCAATTGGGACAACAACCTGCCGCAGGTCCGTGAATGTGCGGAGTGGTTCAAGAAGGCTGTTTCAGGCCTCGCCGCGGAGGGGGCACAATAG
- a CDS encoding Gfo/Idh/MocA family oxidoreductase, with product MSREFNRRTFLGYSAAAGAAAAMPVIIPSSALGAEDAPAPSETITVGFIGVGGMGRSNLKNFLPLKECRVVAVCDAYRDRCEIAKGIIDEAYGDQGCAMYGDFREVIAREDIDAVAIAVQDHWHALIATAAAKAGKDMYCEKPLGVSFEESLLIRDTIRSTQRVFQTGTWQRSLEHFQRGCTLARNGYLGAIHTLEVAAPGPEYVPKYEGSLDPQPVPDGFDWKMWQGPAPDNPYNPGRVEWPDWYLIWDYCVGFICNWGVHNLDQANWGCPRIATQPFELECQADYRNKGFTDNVNGWDALFTYPDGLKMVFKDSDKMKQGCRFIGDEGWVHVSRKGISAEPESLLTVEFKESDVRLTDSTNHAGNFLECVKSRKDPVSDVDAAHIASYLGMLADISARLGQKLKWDPAAARFVDNDEANARLHRDMHNGWKL from the coding sequence ATGAGTCGCGAATTCAATCGTCGTACCTTTTTAGGCTATTCAGCCGCCGCGGGGGCCGCGGCTGCGATGCCTGTCATTATCCCGTCATCCGCCTTGGGCGCCGAAGACGCGCCAGCGCCGAGCGAGACTATCACTGTCGGCTTCATCGGCGTCGGCGGCATGGGACGGAGCAACCTGAAGAATTTCCTTCCTCTGAAGGAGTGCCGGGTCGTGGCGGTCTGCGATGCCTACCGGGACCGCTGTGAAATTGCCAAAGGCATCATTGACGAGGCTTATGGGGATCAAGGGTGCGCCATGTACGGCGACTTCCGCGAGGTCATCGCCCGGGAGGATATCGATGCCGTGGCCATTGCGGTGCAGGACCATTGGCACGCCCTGATCGCGACCGCTGCCGCGAAAGCCGGCAAGGACATGTACTGCGAGAAACCGCTCGGGGTGTCTTTCGAAGAAAGCCTGCTGATCCGCGACACCATCCGCAGCACGCAGCGGGTATTCCAGACGGGGACGTGGCAGCGTTCGCTCGAGCATTTCCAGCGGGGCTGCACGCTTGCCAGGAACGGCTACCTGGGGGCAATTCATACCCTGGAAGTCGCCGCGCCGGGCCCCGAGTACGTTCCCAAATACGAGGGTTCGCTCGACCCACAACCCGTTCCCGACGGTTTTGACTGGAAGATGTGGCAGGGCCCCGCTCCCGACAATCCGTACAATCCCGGGCGTGTCGAGTGGCCCGACTGGTACCTGATCTGGGATTACTGCGTGGGATTCATCTGCAACTGGGGCGTCCATAACCTCGATCAGGCGAACTGGGGATGCCCCCGGATTGCCACCCAGCCCTTTGAACTGGAGTGCCAGGCCGACTATCGCAACAAGGGTTTCACGGACAACGTGAACGGCTGGGACGCTCTTTTCACGTATCCCGACGGCCTCAAGATGGTTTTCAAGGACAGCGACAAGATGAAACAAGGCTGCCGGTTCATTGGCGACGAGGGCTGGGTTCATGTGAGCCGCAAAGGAATCTCGGCGGAGCCCGAATCGTTGCTGACGGTGGAATTCAAGGAGAGCGACGTCCGTCTCACCGATTCCACCAATCATGCCGGCAACTTCCTCGAATGCGTGAAGAGCCGCAAAGACCCGGTGTCGGACGTCGATGCCGCGCACATCGCCTCGTATCTGGGCATGCTGGCCGATATCTCGGCGCGGCTCGGGCAGAAACTCAAGTGGGACCCGGCTGCCGCCCGTTTCGTGGACAACGACGAGGCGAATGCCAGGCTCCACCGCGACATGCACAACGGATGGAAGCTGTAA
- a CDS encoding DegT/DnrJ/EryC1/StrS family aminotransferase: MAATEKLAIDGGTPVAKEAFPLGFLGPAEIGEPEIEAVTSVLRNKMVFRFLDHKNSWCTRLENNFKNLTGREYALAVGGGTAALVCGFAGVGIGDGDEVIIPGYTYIATAAAVLVCGAVPVICEIDETLTMDPRDVEKKITPRTKAIVPVHMRGLPCDMDRLVPLARKHNLLLIEDVAQACGGSYKGRPLGSFGEAGCFSLQQYKVITAGEGGIVVTDSPEVFQRAALRHDSAMLFWRPEETSVKAFPGTNFRMNEMEGALGCAQFERLESILSRTRKAKRAIVQGLEDVDGVRLAPVNCPDGDLGICTILLCKTKEDTKRFAAALNAEGIPANSIYDKSVPDRHIYCYWEYVMEMTSGDAHGRPWTSPLHDQSRRYSPDMCPQTLDVLGRSIQIDITQRYEQKHVDWVVQGVKKVAAALA; this comes from the coding sequence ATGGCAGCGACAGAAAAACTGGCGATAGACGGCGGCACACCTGTGGCAAAGGAGGCATTCCCGTTGGGCTTTCTGGGGCCGGCGGAAATCGGAGAACCCGAGATAGAGGCCGTGACGTCGGTTCTGCGCAACAAGATGGTTTTTCGCTTCCTCGATCACAAGAACTCGTGGTGTACGCGTCTTGAGAATAATTTCAAGAATCTCACGGGCCGGGAATACGCCTTGGCCGTCGGTGGAGGGACCGCGGCGCTGGTCTGCGGTTTCGCGGGAGTCGGGATCGGCGACGGTGATGAGGTCATCATTCCCGGATATACCTACATTGCCACTGCCGCGGCGGTATTAGTGTGTGGGGCGGTCCCCGTCATTTGTGAGATAGACGAGACGCTCACCATGGACCCCCGGGACGTCGAAAAGAAGATCACCCCGCGCACGAAAGCCATCGTACCCGTTCACATGCGAGGGTTGCCGTGCGACATGGATCGCCTCGTGCCGCTGGCCCGCAAACACAACCTTCTGCTCATCGAAGACGTCGCCCAGGCATGCGGCGGATCGTACAAAGGCAGGCCGCTGGGCTCTTTCGGCGAGGCGGGCTGCTTCAGCCTCCAGCAATACAAAGTCATCACGGCGGGCGAAGGCGGCATTGTGGTGACGGACAGCCCCGAAGTCTTCCAGCGCGCGGCGTTGCGGCATGACTCGGCCATGCTTTTCTGGCGTCCGGAAGAGACCAGTGTCAAAGCATTTCCCGGCACTAACTTCCGCATGAATGAAATGGAGGGCGCCCTGGGATGCGCCCAGTTCGAGCGTCTCGAGAGCATTCTTTCTCGGACCCGAAAGGCCAAACGCGCCATAGTCCAGGGTCTCGAAGATGTTGACGGCGTCCGGTTGGCGCCCGTGAACTGCCCTGACGGTGACCTGGGTATCTGCACCATCCTTCTGTGTAAGACCAAAGAAGATACGAAACGGTTTGCCGCGGCTCTGAATGCGGAGGGTATTCCGGCGAACAGCATTTACGACAAGTCCGTGCCTGACCGCCACATCTACTGCTACTGGGAGTACGTTATGGAAATGACTTCGGGCGACGCGCACGGGCGTCCCTGGACCTCGCCGCTGCACGACCAGAGCCGCCGGTACAGCCCGGACATGTGCCCCCAGACCCTTGATGTGCTTGGACGCTCGATCCAAATCGATATCACGCAGCGTTACGAACAGAAGCACGTGGATTGGGTAGTGCAGGGCGTGAAGAAGGTGGCCGCCGCCCTGGCATAG
- a CDS encoding zinc ribbon domain-containing protein yields the protein MPTYSYQCDACRKQFSLQMTMSEHDKKRVKCPKCGSRKARQQLGLFGVKTSKKS from the coding sequence ATGCCCACATACTCATACCAGTGCGATGCGTGCAGGAAACAATTCTCGCTGCAAATGACCATGTCGGAACACGACAAGAAACGGGTCAAATGCCCGAAGTGCGGCAGTCGCAAGGCCCGGCAACAGTTAGGGCTCTTTGGCGTAAAGACCTCGAAGAAGAGCTGA
- a CDS encoding uroporphyrinogen decarboxylase family protein, with product MAATSRELVHQTLNFVNPSRAPRNLWTLPWAEKRFPKALEDIRRDFPDDFAGAPGHYREIARTNGDRYGVGRYVDEWGCVFENIQEGVVGEVKNPQIKDWAADAGKVRFPREWLTIDRDKVNQFCGQSDKFVNGGCCPRPFEQLQFLRGTANLYMDLLHPPAEMRAFVARMHAFYCELLETWGATDVDALNFMDDWGGQNSLLIDPAVWRAVFKPLYRDYVQLAHGAGKKIFMHSDGHTLAIYPDLVELGVDAINSQLFCMGVENLAPFSAKITFWGEIDRQHLLPHATPGEIDRAVHTVHQTLWRNGGCIAQCEFGPGAKPENVRQVFASWDALTCHA from the coding sequence ATGGCCGCGACATCCCGGGAACTCGTCCACCAGACGCTGAATTTCGTGAACCCTTCCCGTGCGCCACGCAACCTGTGGACCCTGCCCTGGGCCGAGAAGCGTTTCCCCAAGGCTCTTGAAGACATCCGGCGGGACTTCCCAGACGATTTCGCGGGCGCTCCCGGCCACTATCGCGAAATCGCCAGGACCAACGGCGACCGGTACGGCGTCGGCCGCTATGTCGACGAGTGGGGTTGCGTCTTCGAAAACATTCAGGAAGGCGTGGTCGGGGAAGTTAAGAACCCCCAGATCAAGGATTGGGCGGCGGATGCCGGGAAGGTGCGTTTCCCGCGCGAATGGTTGACCATCGACAGAGACAAGGTTAACCAGTTCTGCGGACAGTCTGACAAGTTTGTCAACGGCGGCTGCTGTCCGCGCCCATTCGAGCAGCTACAGTTCCTGCGCGGCACGGCCAACCTGTACATGGACCTGCTCCATCCGCCTGCGGAGATGAGGGCGTTCGTCGCCAGGATGCATGCGTTCTATTGCGAATTGCTCGAGACATGGGGCGCCACCGATGTAGACGCGCTGAACTTTATGGACGACTGGGGAGGCCAGAACAGCCTGCTGATAGACCCCGCCGTGTGGCGCGCAGTCTTTAAACCACTTTACCGGGATTACGTCCAGCTCGCCCACGGCGCGGGCAAGAAAATATTCATGCACTCCGATGGGCATACTCTTGCGATCTATCCCGATTTGGTCGAGCTGGGCGTAGATGCCATCAACTCGCAGCTCTTCTGCATGGGCGTCGAAAATCTGGCGCCCTTTTCAGCAAAGATCACCTTTTGGGGCGAAATCGATCGGCAGCACCTTCTCCCCCACGCCACGCCCGGGGAGATTGACCGGGCTGTCCATACAGTACACCAAACGCTTTGGCGAAACGGCGGGTGTATCGCACAATGCGAATTCGGCCCCGGAGCAAAGCCCGAAAACGTGCGCCAAGTATTTGCTTCCTGGGACGCCCTCACCTGTCACGCGTAG
- a CDS encoding PFL family protein: protein MIPTEDILKTIEMVQLENLDVRAVTLGINLMCCADGDADRMVGKIRSRIHSVAENLVTCCDEVSAKYGISIVNKRLAVSKISSLLEAHGAHVCIPLARVLDEAASGVGVDIIGGYTALVQKGFSDGDRRLIDSIPEVLCHTERVCSSVNVAGTKSGINMDAVLLMGRQIKRTAELTADKDGFGAAKLVVFANIPEDNPFMAGAFLGPGEPGTVANIGVSGPGVIKRALERLLESGWRVDLGHIAEEIKRTSFRVTRVGELMGREVAKKLGVEFGVVDLSLAPTSRVGDSVGEILQTMGIVKIGAPGSTAAIALLNDAVKKGGLFASSSVGGLSGAFIPVCEDQALSNAVAEGSLTLEKLEAMTSVCSVGLDMVVVPGDVDPETISAIIADEMAIGVINNKTTAVRIIPAPGKKVGDRAVFGGLFGEGAVADVRNAGYSNRFVAYGGRIPAPLHSLKN from the coding sequence GTGATACCCACCGAGGACATTCTCAAGACGATCGAGATGGTTCAGCTCGAAAACCTGGACGTGCGGGCGGTAACCCTCGGCATCAACCTGATGTGCTGCGCCGACGGAGATGCGGACCGCATGGTGGGCAAGATCCGGTCTCGCATTCATAGCGTCGCGGAAAACCTGGTGACCTGCTGCGACGAGGTGTCGGCGAAATACGGGATAAGCATCGTTAACAAGCGTCTGGCGGTCTCGAAGATAAGTTCGCTGTTGGAGGCGCACGGCGCTCACGTGTGTATTCCTCTTGCCCGAGTGTTGGATGAAGCCGCCAGCGGCGTCGGCGTAGACATCATCGGCGGCTATACGGCGCTGGTGCAAAAAGGGTTCAGCGATGGGGACCGCCGGCTGATCGACTCGATCCCGGAGGTGCTGTGCCATACGGAGCGGGTCTGCTCCTCCGTGAACGTTGCGGGCACCAAGTCGGGGATCAACATGGATGCCGTGTTGCTCATGGGGCGTCAGATCAAACGCACCGCGGAATTGACCGCCGACAAAGACGGTTTCGGCGCGGCCAAGCTGGTCGTGTTCGCCAACATTCCCGAGGACAACCCGTTCATGGCGGGCGCGTTTCTCGGACCGGGGGAGCCCGGTACGGTCGCGAACATCGGAGTCAGCGGGCCGGGCGTTATCAAGCGGGCGCTGGAACGGCTTCTCGAGAGCGGCTGGCGCGTGGATCTCGGGCATATCGCCGAAGAGATCAAGCGGACGAGTTTTCGCGTTACGCGCGTGGGAGAACTCATGGGACGGGAGGTGGCCAAGAAGCTCGGGGTAGAGTTCGGCGTGGTGGACTTGTCCCTCGCGCCGACGTCGCGCGTCGGGGACAGCGTTGGCGAGATTCTCCAGACCATGGGTATTGTCAAGATCGGCGCTCCGGGCAGTACGGCGGCAATTGCGCTGCTTAACGATGCGGTAAAGAAGGGGGGGCTTTTCGCATCGTCCAGCGTGGGCGGCTTATCGGGGGCGTTCATACCGGTCTGCGAGGATCAAGCCTTGTCGAATGCGGTAGCCGAAGGCTCGTTGACGCTCGAGAAACTGGAGGCGATGACCAGCGTGTGTTCGGTGGGCCTCGATATGGTGGTGGTTCCGGGCGATGTCGATCCCGAGACCATCAGCGCCATAATTGCTGACGAAATGGCGATCGGAGTGATCAACAACAAGACAACCGCCGTGCGCATCATCCCCGCACCCGGAAAGAAGGTTGGGGATCGGGCGGTATTCGGTGGCTTATTCGGCGAAGGGGCGGTCGCCGATGTGCGCAATGCCGGGTATTCCAACCGGTTCGTGGCTTACGGGGGACGTATTCCCGCGCCGTTGCACAGCCTCAAGAATTAG
- a CDS encoding VCBS repeat-containing protein codes for MRTTVISGVLCCLALGFGTGWASEESLLDDEHVTETVVEKILDAGQVACRYVSVATTDTDQDADEDILLVDALGNVRLMLNNRTKGFSKPVSIAGPVNAVPGPVSLDLSDVDLDNHEDILISSSMGEVYLVSAEGGGRYRPKQKISDALNKESGLVQVRVSDVDLDNDEDIVLATPEGALYKIENVGTGHFGNASLMVQLPNVKSGLFDFVFTDLDFDNDEEIVFIDGIGTVFVLENLGGRFGEPRHIAGPFRKDKPGSVDIEVSDYDYDGDDDLIIMGPAGMIVLLENEGKGVFASRPQQIAPPLGPEGGIHIMALSDPDTLTGEDIVVVNTKGSIFLIENRGDGVYDKPQSIAENIKLAPGPASVVREDMNGDGAEDTLILDGEGHLYLVLGVYDPAEDLERDLEDDL; via the coding sequence ATGCGAACAACCGTTATCTCAGGTGTTCTCTGTTGCCTGGCACTTGGATTCGGTACGGGATGGGCGTCCGAGGAGTCCTTGCTGGACGATGAACACGTTACCGAGACAGTGGTCGAGAAGATTCTCGATGCGGGCCAAGTCGCGTGCCGGTACGTCTCGGTTGCTACTACCGACACGGATCAGGATGCCGATGAAGACATTCTGCTCGTGGATGCGTTAGGAAATGTGCGGCTCATGTTGAACAATCGCACCAAGGGGTTCTCGAAGCCTGTGTCGATCGCCGGACCCGTGAATGCCGTGCCGGGCCCGGTTTCGCTCGATCTGTCCGACGTTGATCTGGATAACCACGAAGACATCCTGATTTCAAGCAGCATGGGGGAGGTCTATCTGGTGTCCGCGGAGGGCGGCGGGCGCTACCGTCCCAAGCAAAAGATCTCCGATGCGTTAAATAAGGAAAGCGGCTTGGTTCAGGTGCGTGTTTCGGACGTTGATCTCGACAACGATGAAGACATTGTATTGGCGACTCCGGAAGGCGCTTTGTACAAGATCGAGAACGTCGGCACCGGCCATTTCGGAAACGCCTCCCTTATGGTGCAGCTTCCAAACGTCAAATCCGGACTATTCGATTTTGTGTTCACTGATTTGGACTTCGATAACGATGAGGAAATCGTCTTCATCGATGGTATCGGCACGGTTTTCGTGCTGGAGAACCTCGGGGGGCGGTTCGGCGAGCCGAGGCATATCGCCGGACCTTTCAGGAAAGATAAGCCGGGAAGCGTGGATATTGAAGTATCCGATTACGATTACGATGGCGACGACGATTTGATCATTATGGGACCGGCAGGGATGATTGTGCTCCTTGAGAATGAAGGAAAGGGCGTCTTCGCTTCTCGCCCTCAACAGATCGCGCCCCCGCTGGGCCCCGAGGGCGGCATCCATATCATGGCCTTATCGGACCCCGACACGCTTACCGGCGAGGACATTGTGGTAGTGAATACGAAGGGCTCGATATTCCTTATCGAAAACCGGGGGGATGGCGTCTATGACAAACCCCAAAGCATCGCCGAAAACATTAAACTGGCGCCGGGACCGGCTTCGGTGGTTCGCGAGGACATGAACGGGGACGGCGCCGAGGATACGCTGATTCTCGACGGTGAAGGGCATCTCTATCTCGTGCTGGGCGTATATGACCCTGCCGAGGATCTCGAGCGCGACCTGGAGGATGACCTGTGA
- a CDS encoding ACT domain-containing protein, whose amino-acid sequence MNTGTSRYVINVVTRDQVGIIANVSDALFRLGGNLEALSQTVVWGWFTMIVCGEFPRRVSAKEIKEAVESSGDYRAIVLPHDGLREGKPLEGEPFIVTVKGEDKPGIVRRLTRCFSQRGINIDDVWFEVREGQFIVIFHVTIPAAVDPGEVRHELENAAKELNVSLMVRHQDIFVATNSLSVHTRPEQG is encoded by the coding sequence ATGAATACGGGGACGTCCCGCTACGTCATAAACGTCGTGACGCGCGATCAGGTTGGAATTATCGCCAACGTCAGCGACGCGCTGTTCCGGCTTGGCGGCAATCTCGAAGCCCTGAGCCAGACCGTGGTTTGGGGCTGGTTCACCATGATCGTCTGCGGCGAATTTCCGCGGCGCGTGAGCGCCAAAGAAATCAAGGAAGCAGTGGAAAGCTCGGGGGACTACCGCGCTATCGTGCTGCCCCATGATGGGTTGAGAGAAGGAAAACCGTTGGAAGGCGAGCCGTTTATCGTCACGGTGAAGGGCGAAGACAAGCCCGGTATCGTGCGGCGGCTGACCCGCTGTTTTTCGCAGAGGGGCATAAACATCGACGACGTTTGGTTTGAGGTGCGGGAAGGACAGTTCATTGTTATCTTCCACGTGACAATTCCGGCGGCTGTGGACCCGGGAGAGGTCCGGCATGAACTTGAAAACGCCGCCAAAGAGCTGAACGTGTCGCTAATGGTGCGGCACCAGGATATCTTCGTGGCGACCAATTCATTGTCTGTGCATACGCGTCCAGAGCAGGGATAG
- a CDS encoding undecaprenyl-diphosphate phosphatase: MEVVKSVILAVVEAVTEFLPISSTGHLILVEQFLRFKQSDGFPATFMVVIQLPAILAVVVYFWPRLWPFGKPAKERNAILTLWTKIVAAFLPAGFLGFLFDDFIEEKLFNPAVVAIALLVGGVVLILLERGDRRPVFEQAADAGYGRAVAVGLFQCLAMIPGTSRSAATIIGGMVLGASRAAAAEFSFFLAIPTMLGAATLEIAKDGAAFNATEWGLLGIGSVVSFVVAYGVVAFFMNYIRHHDFKVFGYYRIALALAVFAYLFLVGSGE, translated from the coding sequence ATGGAAGTAGTCAAATCGGTAATCCTGGCCGTCGTAGAGGCGGTCACGGAGTTCTTGCCCATCAGCAGCACGGGCCATCTAATCCTGGTCGAGCAGTTTCTGCGGTTCAAACAAAGCGATGGATTTCCGGCCACCTTCATGGTGGTTATTCAACTGCCGGCCATTCTGGCTGTGGTGGTGTATTTCTGGCCGCGGTTGTGGCCTTTCGGCAAGCCGGCAAAAGAGCGTAATGCTATTCTGACGCTATGGACGAAAATCGTGGCCGCTTTCCTTCCCGCGGGGTTTCTGGGTTTCTTATTCGACGATTTCATTGAGGAGAAGTTGTTCAATCCAGCCGTTGTAGCGATCGCTCTTCTCGTCGGCGGGGTGGTACTCATCCTGCTTGAGCGAGGTGACCGGCGGCCGGTGTTTGAGCAGGCTGCCGATGCGGGGTATGGGCGGGCTGTGGCTGTCGGACTCTTCCAGTGCCTGGCCATGATTCCGGGCACGTCGCGGTCCGCGGCCACCATCATTGGCGGCATGGTTCTGGGGGCAAGCCGCGCCGCGGCCGCGGAATTCTCGTTCTTTCTGGCCATTCCGACCATGCTTGGGGCGGCCACGTTGGAGATAGCGAAAGACGGGGCTGCGTTCAACGCGACGGAGTGGGGGCTCCTGGGCATCGGGTCCGTTGTGTCGTTCGTTGTGGCATATGGCGTTGTGGCATTCTTCATGAACTACATCCGCCACCATGATTTCAAGGTTTTCGGCTACTATCGCATTGCATTGGCACTCGCCGTCTTTGCATACTTGTTCTTGGTAGGTTCTGGCGAATAA
- a CDS encoding Gfo/Idh/MocA family oxidoreductase, translated as MAKKKVNVAMVGAQFMGKAHSNAWRKVGMFFDAPVEPVMKVLCGKFKEEIGVARKWGWEEASLDWKEVVNRSDIDIIDICTPNFLHPSIAIEAAKAGKHIVCEKPLANTLKEAQDMLKAVEKAGVKHMCGFSYRFAPAVQTIKNMIVRKELGDIYHFRAAYQQDWIADPDFPMVWRLKKKHTGSGALGDIGAHITDLCHFLVGDVSELAATMETFIKKRVVADSDVGAWGAKGSKKQKRYDTVDVDDAVAYVARIKGANTIATFEATRFAPGRRNYNSIEIYGSKGSVLWNKEDMNLFHYYNCSDPKTLQGFRKVLATDSGHPYTHAWWPPGHLIGYEHLFVHEIYEFLCGLNRKKNDFPTFADAVKCQKVLDAVERAAKSKRWVTVK; from the coding sequence ATGGCCAAGAAAAAAGTGAATGTTGCCATGGTGGGCGCGCAATTCATGGGGAAAGCCCACAGCAACGCGTGGCGCAAGGTCGGGATGTTCTTTGATGCCCCCGTCGAGCCGGTCATGAAAGTCTTATGCGGGAAATTCAAAGAAGAAATCGGAGTCGCGCGAAAGTGGGGATGGGAAGAGGCCTCGCTCGATTGGAAAGAGGTGGTCAACCGTTCCGATATCGACATCATCGACATCTGCACTCCGAATTTCCTGCACCCGAGCATCGCCATCGAAGCCGCTAAGGCAGGCAAGCACATCGTGTGCGAGAAACCGCTCGCCAACACGCTGAAAGAAGCCCAGGACATGCTCAAGGCGGTTGAGAAAGCCGGCGTGAAGCACATGTGCGGGTTCTCGTACCGGTTCGCCCCCGCCGTGCAGACCATCAAGAACATGATCGTCAGGAAAGAGCTGGGCGACATCTACCATTTCCGTGCCGCCTACCAGCAGGACTGGATCGCCGACCCGGATTTCCCCATGGTCTGGCGTTTGAAGAAGAAGCACACGGGCAGCGGCGCACTCGGCGATATCGGCGCCCATATCACCGACCTGTGCCATTTCCTCGTCGGCGATGTGTCGGAGCTCGCGGCCACCATGGAAACGTTTATCAAGAAACGCGTCGTGGCCGACAGCGACGTCGGCGCGTGGGGCGCGAAGGGCAGCAAGAAACAGAAAAGATACGACACGGTGGACGTGGACGATGCGGTCGCGTACGTCGCGCGCATCAAGGGCGCCAATACGATCGCGACCTTCGAGGCAACCCGGTTTGCCCCCGGACGCCGCAACTACAACTCGATCGAGATCTACGGCAGCAAGGGCTCGGTCTTGTGGAACAAAGAAGATATGAACCTGTTCCACTATTACAATTGCAGCGATCCCAAGACGCTTCAGGGCTTCCGGAAGGTGCTCGCGACGGATTCGGGCCATCCCTACACCCACGCATGGTGGCCGCCGGGACATCTCATCGGCTACGAGCACCTGTTCGTCCACGAGATCTACGAATTTCTGTGCGGCCTCAACCGCAAGAAGAATGATTTCCCGACGTTCGCGGACGCCGTCAAATGCCAGAAGGTCCTCGATGCGGTCGAGAGGGCTGCGAAATCCAAGCGATGGGTAACGGTTAAGTAA